One stretch of Flavobacteriales bacterium DNA includes these proteins:
- a CDS encoding carboxypeptidase-like regulatory domain-containing protein: MKATSIFLLILVTYIICIEESVAQENILLGKVVEHDENGHSHSLPGANIYWLGIENKGVAADNEGNFSIPNPEIFPASLIVSFIGKKNDTIQVMESPSEILTILLKSSRELEGIIIKGELDATSVSLFSNINTETISSKELKKAACCSVSESFETTATVDLKFDDGISGTKKIQMLGLDGVYAQILNENIPMIGGLSSGIGLGSIPGTWIESISVSKGAGSVVNGYESITGQINIDLIKPDKTDRVFYNVYGNSQGNVQVNMHLGHKLGKKEKWSSLMFLHMGDLSATNDGNKDSLLDMPLSRKYSLYNRWKYSGDNYHSQFGVKYLNDHRLGGQLGFAVPQATDTIPPKYGIGIDAEEIEIFAKNGYVFPEHPFQSIGLQVSAKSHRQNSYYGYGLNTYSGNENRLYANLIYQIDSKAGVNAVKFGSSYIYDDFNERFNDTTFLRTEMVPGVFTEYTYNKKKTTIVGGIRADYHNLYGLFISPRLHYKFNFKPKSTFRLSGGKGLRTANFFIENGRALASSREIVFQEALLPEVATNAGTSITHKFKFLNKPSSINVDYYFTNFESQVIADYDTDVDKVFVYNLEKEAKSFSHSFQIDFDFEIMKDFEVKLAYKYYDVQITYNGSTMSRPLIPTDRTLVNLNYKTKDDKWNFNLTNKYFGTSRIPSTEENPIEFQLKKKSNPYFMFNFQATRKFDNTECYAGMENITNYVQPNAIIDAKNPFGDYFDASQIWGPLAGRMFYLGMRLTIK, from the coding sequence ATGAAAGCAACTTCTATTTTTCTTCTAATTCTTGTTACCTATATAATATGTATAGAGGAGAGTGTTGCGCAAGAGAATATTCTTTTGGGAAAAGTAGTTGAGCACGACGAGAATGGCCATAGTCATTCCCTGCCAGGAGCTAATATTTATTGGCTTGGGATAGAAAACAAAGGAGTCGCGGCAGACAACGAAGGAAACTTTTCCATTCCGAATCCTGAAATATTTCCTGCCAGTCTTATCGTAAGCTTTATTGGAAAGAAAAATGACACCATACAGGTTATGGAATCTCCATCGGAGATACTTACAATCCTTTTAAAAAGCAGTCGTGAACTAGAAGGCATTATTATTAAAGGTGAACTAGATGCAACTAGTGTATCTCTATTCTCTAATATTAATACAGAAACTATCTCTTCTAAAGAATTAAAAAAGGCAGCTTGTTGTAGTGTTTCCGAAAGTTTTGAGACAACTGCAACGGTAGATCTTAAATTCGACGATGGCATTTCGGGAACAAAAAAAATCCAGATGTTAGGACTTGATGGAGTCTATGCACAAATTCTAAATGAAAATATCCCAATGATAGGAGGTCTTTCTTCTGGGATCGGCCTTGGTTCCATACCAGGAACATGGATAGAATCAATATCTGTTTCTAAAGGAGCCGGGTCTGTAGTAAATGGATACGAATCAATTACAGGACAGATAAACATCGATTTAATTAAACCAGATAAAACGGATCGCGTGTTTTACAATGTCTATGGAAACTCACAAGGCAATGTTCAGGTTAACATGCATCTCGGACATAAACTAGGTAAGAAAGAAAAATGGAGTAGTCTCATGTTCTTGCACATGGGAGATTTATCTGCAACAAATGACGGCAATAAAGACTCGTTATTAGATATGCCATTGTCAAGAAAGTACAGTCTGTATAATAGATGGAAATATTCAGGCGATAACTACCACAGTCAGTTTGGTGTTAAATACCTTAATGACCACCGTTTAGGAGGTCAGCTTGGGTTTGCAGTACCTCAAGCTACTGATACTATCCCTCCTAAATATGGAATTGGCATAGACGCCGAGGAGATAGAGATATTTGCTAAAAACGGTTACGTCTTTCCCGAACACCCTTTTCAAAGCATTGGCCTACAGGTGAGTGCAAAATCACACAGGCAAAACTCGTATTACGGGTACGGCTTGAATACATACAGCGGAAATGAAAATCGTTTATACGCCAATCTAATATATCAGATAGATAGCAAAGCAGGTGTAAATGCCGTTAAGTTCGGATCAAGCTATATTTATGATGACTTTAACGAAAGATTTAATGACACCACCTTCTTAAGAACTGAAATGGTTCCTGGTGTATTTACCGAATACACCTATAATAAAAAGAAAACTACAATCGTTGGTGGCATACGAGCAGATTATCATAACCTATACGGCCTTTTCATCTCTCCTCGTTTGCATTATAAATTCAACTTTAAACCAAAATCTACTTTTAGATTATCGGGTGGAAAAGGCTTAAGAACAGCCAACTTTTTCATAGAGAATGGTAGAGCACTAGCTAGTTCAAGAGAAATCGTTTTCCAGGAAGCGTTACTTCCTGAAGTAGCAACGAATGCCGGAACAAGCATAACGCATAAATTTAAATTCTTAAACAAACCTTCTTCTATTAATGTAGACTATTACTTTACAAACTTCGAATCGCAAGTAATTGCCGACTACGATACCGATGTGGATAAGGTATTTGTATACAATTTGGAAAAGGAAGCCAAGTCCTTCTCGCATAGCTTCCAAATCGACTTTGATTTTGAAATTATGAAAGACTTTGAAGTTAAGCTAGCCTACAAATATTACGACGTCCAAATCACCTATAATGGATCAACTATGAGCAGGCCTCTTATCCCTACCGATAGAACCCTTGTTAACCTTAATTACAAAACAAAAGATGATAAATGGAATTTCAATTTGACCAATAAATACTTTGGCACTAGCCGGATTCCAAGTACAGAAGAGAATCCAATAGAATTCCAATTAAAGAAAAAATCTAATCCGTATTTCATGTTTAACTTTCAGGCTACGAGGAAGTTCGATAATACAGAATGCTATGCTGGAATGGAAAACATTACGAACTATGTACAACCAAATGCGATTATAGATGCTAAGAATCCATTTGGAGATTATTTCGACGCCTCACAAATCTGGGGACCATTGGCAGGTAGAATGTTCTACTTGGGAATGCGATTAACGATTAAATAA
- a CDS encoding heavy-metal-associated domain-containing protein, which produces MKIFISKVTLIIAALFFSISLTAVAGEEATSILIKTSAQCKMCKARIENGLLYVKGIKNATVDLATNNVIVKFKPSKINPDEIRKAITLIGYDADEMQPDKDAYEKLDDCCKKP; this is translated from the coding sequence ATGAAAATATTTATATCTAAAGTCACACTGATAATAGCTGCACTATTTTTCTCAATTAGTTTAACTGCGGTTGCAGGAGAAGAAGCAACGTCTATACTGATAAAAACCTCCGCTCAATGCAAGATGTGCAAAGCAAGAATTGAGAATGGATTGTTGTATGTAAAAGGAATTAAGAATGCTACGGTGGATCTTGCCACCAACAATGTCATTGTGAAATTCAAGCCTTCTAAAATTAATCCGGATGAGATTCGGAAAGCTATAACGTTAATTGGCTACGATGCAGATGAGATGCAACCTGATAAGGATGCTTATGAAAAGCTAGATGACTGTTGTAAGAAGCCTTAA